A region of the Roseovarius nanhaiticus genome:
ATAACCGAGACGACCGGCACCAACGTGATCGAACCCGGCTGGTCGGCGCGCGTCGATGCGCGCGCGAACCTTGTTATCGAGCGTCACGAGGCGCTGCGCGGCGAGGTGGCCACGACCGAGGCCGATCCGATTTTGCTCGAAGTGTTCAACAACCTCTTTATGTCCGTCGCAGACCAGATGGGCGCGACGCTGGCCAACACGTCCTGGTCCGTCAACATCAAGGAACGGCTCGATTTCAGCTGCGCCATCTTCGACGCCCAAGGCGATCTGGTGGCCAATGCGCCGCATGTGCCGGTGCATCTCGGCTCCATGGCCGACAGCGTAAAGACGATTATGAGGCTCAATCCGGACGCGCAGCCGGGCGATGCCTTCACGCTAAACTCGCCCTATGCTGGCGGCACACATCTGCCGGACGTCACGGTCATCACACCCCTGTTCGAAGCGGGCCGACCTGTCATGTGGCTGGGCAGTCGGGGGCATCATGCCGATATCGGCGGGCGAACGCCCGGCAGTTCTCCGCCGGACAGCACGCACATCGATGAGGAAGGCGTGCTGATCGACAACGTCCAGCTGGTCCGAGGCGGCGCGTTTCTGGAAACCGAGACCGAGGCAGTGCTACGCGGCGGTCGTTATCCCTGCCGCAACATTCGCCAAAACATAGCGGACCTGAAGGCGCAGATCGCCGCAAACGAGACCGGAAAGCAGGCTCTAAGCAGCGTTATAGAGACGTATGGCCTTGACGTGGTGCAAGCCTATATGGGCCACGTCCAGAGAAATGCAGAGGCAGCTGTGCGCCGGGTGATCGACCGCCTGTCGGATGGAGAATTCCGCTACCCGATGGATCATGGTGCAGAGATATCTGTCTCTATCAAGGTGAATCGTGACGCACGAGAGGCGGTGATTGATTTCACCGGAACCTCGCCCCAACACGCCGGCAACTATAACGCACCGCGCTCGATCAGTGATGCGGTCGTTCTCTATGTCTTCCGCACGCTTGTCGGCGCCGACATTCCGTTGAATCAAGGGTGCCTTAAGCCGCTACATATCATCGTGCCCGAAGGCTCGATGCTAAACCCGGTATATCCCGCAGCGGTCATCGCGGGAAATACCGAGGTCAGCCAGGCCGCGTGCAACGCGCTTTATGGGGCGCTGGGTGTTTTGGCGGGCAGTCAGGGCACCATGAACAATTTCGTCTGGGGCAACGACGCGTTCCAGAATTACGAGACGATTGCCGGCGGCACAGGCGCGGGGCCCGGTTTCAGAGGCTGTGATGCGGTTCAGAGCCACATGACGAACACCCGCATGACCGATCCCGAAATTCTCGAGAAGCGGTTTCCGGTGCGATTGGAAGCGTTCGGCATTCGGCACGGCTCGGGCGGCGAGGGGGAATGGCGCGGCGGCCATGGCGTCGTCCGGCGCATGCGGTTTCTGGAGCCGGTGACAGTGACCACGCTCTGCTCGCACCGAAGCGTGCCACCCTTTGGTGCCGCGGGCGGCGCGCCCGGCAAGGTTGGTGTGAATTGGGCCGAGCTGCCAGATGGCACGCGGCGCGATCTCAAAGGGTGCGATGAGATTGAACTGCAGGCGGGCGCACTTTTTTGCATGGAGACGCCGGGAGGCGGCGGCTGGGGCACTGCCTGACTGATCTTAACAATGGGTTAAGCATTTATCGGCACTCTACGCTCATGAGCGGATATTCCCATTTCAGCGAGGCGGCCTTGCCCCTCTTTGGCGGCGACGAAACGCCGGTAACCGACATGGGATCGGCACAACCCTCGTACATCCGCGATCACCGCGCCCGCCTTCGTGCACGATTCATGCAAGGCGGTGCTGGCCCGATGCCGGATTACGAATTGCTGGAGCTGGTTCTCTTTCGAGCGATCCCAAGACGGGATGTGAAACCACTGGCGCGCGCGCTTCTGGATCAATTCGGCGATTTCAACGGGGTCGTTTCCGCACCCTCATCACGCTTGGAAAAAGTGAATGGCGTGGGCGAGGCGGTCGTCGTTGAGCTGAAGGTGATCGAGGCCGCAAGCCAACGCCTCAGCCGCGCCCGCGTCCTGCAGCGGCAAGTCATTTCGTCCTGGGACGCGTTGCTGGACTATTGCCACACGACGATGGCCCACCGCGACACCGAACAGTTCCGGCTTTTCTTCCTCGACACCAAGAACACGCTTATCGCGGACGAGGCGCAGGCGACCGGCACCGTCGACCACGTGCCGGTCTACCCGCGCGAAGTCGTCAAACGCGCGCTCGAACTCAATGCCTCAGCACTGATCCTTGTACATAACCATCCCTCGGGTGATCCTACGCCCAGCGAAGCCGACATCGTGATGACCCAAAAGATCAAGAACGCAGCCGAGGTCATGGGCATCACGCTCCACGACCACCTCATCATCGGAAAATCCTGCGAGCTCAGCTTTCGCAGCGAAGGATATCTATGACATGGTGACCCCGGCAGGATTCGAACCTGCAACCTGCCCCTTAGGAGGGGGCTGCTCTATCCAGTTGAGCCACGGGGCCAGCGGTGTCTGAATAACGCGAGGCGCTCGGCTTGTCATCGGCGAATAGCGCCATTCAAGCAGCTTGATAGGGCGCGTATGGTTGCGGTAACGTCGACGTCAAAGAGCAGGGACGTCCAAGTGAACAAACCGCCCAACCGAACACTGACCTTGCGTGACGTATCCGAAGCCTCGGGCGTCTCCGAGATGACCGTCAGCCGGGTTTTGCGTAATCGCGGCGATGTGTCCGATGCCACGCGCAAACGCGTTCTGGCCAGCGCAAAGGCGCTGGGATACGTGCCCAACAAGATCGCCGGTGCGCTCGCGTCGAGCCGGGTCAATCTGGTGGCGGTGATCATCCCCTCGATGTCGAACCTCGTCTTTCCCGAGGTGATGATGGGCATCAACGAGGTGCTGGAAGAGACCGAGCTGCAACCCGTCATGGGCCTGACCGACTACACTCGCGAGAAGGAAGAGAAAGTCCTCTACGAGATGTTGTCCTGGAGACCCTCTGGCGTGATCATCGCGGGGCTTGAGCATTCGGACGCGTCGCGCGCCATGCTGCGGGCCTCGGGCATCCCGGTGGTCGAAATCATGGACGTGGACGGTACGCCAGTCGACTCCGTCGTGGGTATTTCGCATCGTCGCGCGGGCGAACAGATGGGTCGCGCCATTCTCAAGGGCGGCTACCGGCGTATCGGCTTCATGGGCACCACGATGCCGCGCGACCATCGTGCGCGCAAGCGCTTCGAGGGGCTGACGGACGTGTTGGGCAAGGCCGGCGTGGAGATCGCCGAGCGGGAATTCTATTCCGGCGGATCTGCTCTTCTCAAAGGGCGTGAGATGACGCAAGCCCTGCTGGGGCGCGATCCTGATCTGGATTTTCTCTATTATTCGAATGATCTAATCGGTGCAGGCGGCCTTCTTTGGCTGCTTGAGCAGGGTTATGATATTCCCGCCAAGATCGGGCTTGCCGGCTTCAACGGGCTTAACTTGCTCAAGGGCTTGCCGCGGGAATTGGCGACAATGGATGCCTGCCGCTTCGAGATCGGGCGTCGCGCCGCTCAGATCATTGCGGATCGGGCGCAACCTGATGCGGATCAGGCACCCCAGCGGATCGCGCTGGAACCCAAGATCAGTTATGGCGACACGCTGCGCCGACCCTGAGGTAAGCCCGCAGTTCGACGAAAAAGCCCCGCTCGATCAGCGAGCGGGGCTTATTCTTGCTTACTGGCCGTGGCTTCCAGCTCAGTCTTTCTTCTTGCCTTTGATGGGCGCCCAGATCCGCTTGTTCGTCAGGTACAGGAGAACCGACAGAACAGTCAGGAAGAGAACCCCGGTCAGGCCTGCATATTTACGCGCCATCAGCTTGGGCTCGGCCGTCCAGGTCAGGAACGCCGCGACGTCCTTGGACGCGCTTTCCAGATCGGCGGGGCTGCCATCATCAAACTCAACCGAATCGTCGTAGATCGGCTGCGCCATATTGATCCAGCTGCCGGGAACGGTGTGGTGGCCTTCTTCGTCCTTGCACTCTTCCGGGAAGCCGCCCGCGCCGAACGCCGCATTATAGCTTCCGGGGAAGTCATCAGGCGCACATTCGGGCGTCTCATGGTAACCGGTCATCAACGAGTAGATGTATTCCGGACCGCCCATCCCCTTCAGGAACTGATTTATGCCGGTGCCGTACGGCCCATGAAAGCCAGCGCGCTTTTTCGCCATGAGTGACAAGTCAGGCGCGTTTTCAAGCATCGACTCAGGGAAGTGATCCGACGGCTTGGCAGCACGGTAGTCATCGATTTCTTCGTCGAAAACTTCATACTGTTCAGCGTAGGCTCGCACCTGGTCCTCGGGCAGCTGAGGGCCGCCTTCGTCACCCAGCGTGCGGATTGGCACGTATTTCATGCCATGGCAGGCCGAGCAGACCTCGGTATAGACTTTGAGGCCACGCTGCAGTTGCAGCGGATCGAAGCTGCCGAAGGGACCTTCGAACGAGAATTCGACATCCTCGATGACGACATCCTCGGCTGCCGCCAGTGCCGCGCCCCCCGAAAGGGACAGCGACAGAGCCAGTGCGGCAGGCGTGCCGAATTTGCGAAGTGTTGCGTTCATTATTCTGCCCTCACTCGGCCGGTTTAACGATGGTGTGCGTGCCACCGACTTTGGGAGCGTTATGCGCCGCGAAGTCTTCTTCGATTGTGGCCGGCTGCGGCAGCGGTTTCTCGATCACGCCAAGAAGCGGCAGGATGATCAGGAAATACGCGAACCAATAGGCCGACGCGATCAGCGAAATGACACCATAGATGCCTTCCGCCGGCATGGCACCCGCCCACATCAGGACGAAGAAGTCGAGAACCAGAAGCGCGAACCACCACTTGAACATCGGGCGATACCGGCCCGAGCGCACGCTGGATGTATCCAGCCAAGGCGCAAGAGCCATGACCGCGATCGCACCGAACATGGCAAGAACACCAAAGAACTTGGCATCGACGATGCCGCCAGTAATCCAGTTGGCCGCAATGACCACCCAGACGTCAGCAGTGAAGGCCCGCAGGATCGCGTAGAACGGCAGGAAGTACCATTCCGGCACGATATGCGCAGGCGTCGCCAGCGGGTTCGCCTCGATGTAGTTGTCGGGGTGACCCAGATAGTTGGGCATGAAGCCGACAATCGCGAAGAAAACGATCAGGATGATGCCCAGCGCGAAGAGGTCCTTGATCACGAAATACGGCCAAAACGGCACCGTGTCCTTCTCGGCCTCGGCCTTGGACGTGCGGCGCACTTCGACACCGGTGGGGTTGTTGTTGCCCGTCGTGTGGAAGGCCCAGATGTGAATAGCCACCAGTGCCGCAATGATGAAGGGCAGAAGGTAGTGCAGGCTGAAGAAGCGGTTCAGCGTCGCGTTATCCACAGCCGGTCCGCCCAGAAGCCAGGTCTGGATCGGCTCACCGATGAACGGGATCGCACCGAAGAGGCCAGTAATCACAGTGGCACCCCAGAAGGACATCTGGCCCCAGGGCAGAACGTAACCCATGAATGCGGTGCCCATCATCATCAGGTAAATGAGCATGCCGATGATCCACGTGATCTCGCGCGGCGCCTTGTAGGAGCCGTAGTAGAGACCGCGGAAAATATGCGCGTACACCGCAACAAAGAACAGCGACGCGCCGTTCATGTGCAGGTAGCGGATGAAGTGACCGCCGTTCACGTTACGCATGATGTGCTCGATCGACGCAAAGGCGTAATCGACATGCGGCGTGTAATGCATCACCAGAACGATGCCGGTGATGATCTGAAGTGCGAGACAGAAGGTCAGGACGATACCCCAGATCCACATCCAGTTCAGGTTCTTGGGCGTCGGAATCATCAATGTGTCGTACATAAGGCCCGCGATCGGCAGGCGCTTGTGGAGCCACTTCTCGCCACGCGAGGTCGGCTCGTAGTGATCGTGCGGAATACCACCCATAATTATGTGTCCTTATCCCAGAATGATCGTTGATTCGTCATCGAAAGAGGCGATCGGCACCGGCAGGTTCGTCGGCGCCGGGCCTTTGCGGATGCGGCCCGCAGTGTCGTAATGCGATCCGTGGCAGGGGCAGAACCAACCGCCAAACTCACCCGCGCCATCGCCCAGCGGCACACAGCCCAGATGCGTGCACACTCCCATCATGACCAGCCATTCGCTATCTGTCCCCGGCTCGGCACCTGGGGGCAGAAGGCCGCGATTCGCGTCAGTCGCAGGCGCGGTGCCATCAATGTTTTCGTTCCGCGCGATGGGATCAGGCAGAGTCGAAACATCGACGCTATTCGCGGATTCCATCTCGGCCTCGGTACGGCGACGGATGAAAACCGGCTTGCCCAGCCATTTGACGGTGATCTGCGTGCCCGGCTCTACGCCGCCCACATCAACCCGGATCGAGCTGAGGGCCTGAACGTCCGCCGAGGGGTTCATCTGATTGACCAGCGGCCAAATGGCGGCACCGGCTGCGACGGTGGCTGCACCAGCAGTCGCGTAATAGAGGAAGTCCCTCCGGGTGCCTTCGTGATCTTCTGCGTGGGACACGAGGTTTACTCCATTCTCACGGGCCTTGCACCGGCCCCATAACGGTTTGAGGCCACAGAGACCCTGCAACCATTCCGACCCGCGTTTTAGCGGGGCTTTCCCAGCCCGTCCAGTGCGCAATGCGACGCATCCCGGCGAGGTGCCGATGTGTCGCGCCGCGGTCTTTGCCCTAGCGTTACGGTCAAGAATAACCGGGAGGCAGCCCACGGCAAGCGTCATGCGCCATTATCACGCACCGCCCTCGCAGCACGCAAAAAACGTTGCGAGGGCGTATGTGTCATGTCTGCCGCGGCGCACAGCAGTGTGATGCCCGGGCGCTTGAGACAAGGGCGCGCGCCGTGTATGGGATGCACAACCGCCGTACCAACCGTGAAAGCGCCTCAGCCCATGACACACCTGCATCGCACATCTTTGGCGCACCGTGCCGCCACCGCATCCAAATCCGCCGCCGCCATCGCCGCACTGGTCATGGCCACGCCTGCCGCTGCAGAGCTGGAGCTGAGCTTCTACCTCGGCACACAGACGGCCAGCGATAGTGACGCCTCCGGCTTTCTGCCGAACGGTGCCGGTGTTTTCGATCGGAACGTCTCGTGGGACGGAAAATCGTTTGATGCGCCCATTTATTACGGTGGCCGCGCCATGTG
Encoded here:
- the radC gene encoding RadC family protein, encoding MSGYSHFSEAALPLFGGDETPVTDMGSAQPSYIRDHRARLRARFMQGGAGPMPDYELLELVLFRAIPRRDVKPLARALLDQFGDFNGVVSAPSSRLEKVNGVGEAVVVELKVIEAASQRLSRARVLQRQVISSWDALLDYCHTTMAHRDTEQFRLFFLDTKNTLIADEAQATGTVDHVPVYPREVVKRALELNASALILVHNHPSGDPTPSEADIVMTQKIKNAAEVMGITLHDHLIIGKSCELSFRSEGYL
- a CDS encoding LacI family DNA-binding transcriptional regulator, encoding MNKPPNRTLTLRDVSEASGVSEMTVSRVLRNRGDVSDATRKRVLASAKALGYVPNKIAGALASSRVNLVAVIIPSMSNLVFPEVMMGINEVLEETELQPVMGLTDYTREKEEKVLYEMLSWRPSGVIIAGLEHSDASRAMLRASGIPVVEIMDVDGTPVDSVVGISHRRAGEQMGRAILKGGYRRIGFMGTTMPRDHRARKRFEGLTDVLGKAGVEIAEREFYSGGSALLKGREMTQALLGRDPDLDFLYYSNDLIGAGGLLWLLEQGYDIPAKIGLAGFNGLNLLKGLPRELATMDACRFEIGRRAAQIIADRAQPDADQAPQRIALEPKISYGDTLRRP
- a CDS encoding cytochrome c1, whose protein sequence is MNATLRKFGTPAALALSLSLSGGAALAAAEDVVIEDVEFSFEGPFGSFDPLQLQRGLKVYTEVCSACHGMKYVPIRTLGDEGGPQLPEDQVRAYAEQYEVFDEEIDDYRAAKPSDHFPESMLENAPDLSLMAKKRAGFHGPYGTGINQFLKGMGGPEYIYSLMTGYHETPECAPDDFPGSYNAAFGAGGFPEECKDEEGHHTVPGSWINMAQPIYDDSVEFDDGSPADLESASKDVAAFLTWTAEPKLMARKYAGLTGVLFLTVLSVLLYLTNKRIWAPIKGKKKD
- the petB gene encoding cytochrome b, with product MGGIPHDHYEPTSRGEKWLHKRLPIAGLMYDTLMIPTPKNLNWMWIWGIVLTFCLALQIITGIVLVMHYTPHVDYAFASIEHIMRNVNGGHFIRYLHMNGASLFFVAVYAHIFRGLYYGSYKAPREITWIIGMLIYLMMMGTAFMGYVLPWGQMSFWGATVITGLFGAIPFIGEPIQTWLLGGPAVDNATLNRFFSLHYLLPFIIAALVAIHIWAFHTTGNNNPTGVEVRRTSKAEAEKDTVPFWPYFVIKDLFALGIILIVFFAIVGFMPNYLGHPDNYIEANPLATPAHIVPEWYFLPFYAILRAFTADVWVVIAANWITGGIVDAKFFGVLAMFGAIAVMALAPWLDTSSVRSGRYRPMFKWWFALLVLDFFVLMWAGAMPAEGIYGVISLIASAYWFAYFLIILPLLGVIEKPLPQPATIEEDFAAHNAPKVGGTHTIVKPAE
- the petA gene encoding ubiquinol-cytochrome c reductase iron-sulfur subunit — encoded protein: MSHAEDHEGTRRDFLYYATAGAATVAAGAAIWPLVNQMNPSADVQALSSIRVDVGGVEPGTQITVKWLGKPVFIRRRTEAEMESANSVDVSTLPDPIARNENIDGTAPATDANRGLLPPGAEPGTDSEWLVMMGVCTHLGCVPLGDGAGEFGGWFCPCHGSHYDTAGRIRKGPAPTNLPVPIASFDDESTIILG